Proteins found in one Salvia splendens isolate huo1 chromosome 10, SspV2, whole genome shotgun sequence genomic segment:
- the LOC121752894 gene encoding SH3 domain-containing protein 1-like — protein sequence MEAIKKQASKLREQVARQQQAILRQLGQLGHGGPMIDEVDVELHEQLQDLYKSTRAAKHFQRDIVRGLEGLISTGKKETEIVKKLAEDCCKYGIENQDQDSSCPLAKVASDFGTSHASIEDHRERMLGILSYQVSEPLRAQINGAPLEDARHLTHRYDRMRQEFEIQSAEVIRRQSKSRDTSSEAALKLKTAEKRLTDLKSSVLTLGREAAAAMSSVEDQQQETTFQKLLTMVNAERSYHQNVIAILEKLHTQMILDEESTEPSLQSEFPPRDNVPFPSDGVASNRSDGQDDESKSDLYFIGKVIHSFDAQSEGELSLELDDFVVVRQVSSNGWSEGECNGEAGWFPSAYVEKIDVAPRSKLSGEDA from the exons ATGGAAGCAATAAAGAAGCAAGCAAGTAAATTGAGGGAGCAAGTGGCCAGACAGCAACAg GCAATTTTACGACAGTTGGGGCAATTAGGTCATGGAGGGCCTATGATTGATGAAGTTGACGTCGAACTTCATGAGCAACTACAGGATTTGTACAAATCTACGAGGGCTGCCAAG CATTTCCAGAGGGATATTGTACGCGGATTAGAAGGACTAATTTCAACAGGCAAAAAGGAAACTGAGATAG TTAAAAAGTTGGCTGAAGATTGTTGCAAGTATGGTATTGAAAATCAAGATCAAGATTCGTCTTGTCCACTTGCAAAGGTTGCCTCGGATTTTGGTACCTCACACGCTTCAATAGAAGATCATAGAGAAAGAATGCTTGGAATACTAAGTTATCAG GTTTCCGAGCCACTTCGTGCGCAGATTAATGGTGCTCCCCTGGAAGATGCCCGCCATTTGACCCACCGTTATGACAGAATGCGTCAAGAGTTTGAAATTCAG TCTGCTGAAGTAATAAGGCGGCAGTCAAAATCGAGAGATACTTCTTCTGAAGCTGCTTTAAAGCTTAAAACTGCTGAAAAAAGGTTGACAGATCTTAAGTCTTCTGTGTTGACACTTGGGAGAGAAGCCGCTGCTGCTATGTCGTCAGTGGAGGATCAGCAACAGGAAACAACTTTCCAGAAGCTTCTTACCATG GTTAATGCTGAAAGAAGTTATCATCAAAATGTAATCGCTATTTTGGAGAAGCTACACACACAG ATGATTCTGGATGAGGAATCCACTGAACCTTCATTACAGTCAGAATTTCCCCCAAGAGATAATGTTCCATTTCCTAGTGACGGGGTTGCTTCAAATAGATCGGATGGTCAGGACGACGAGAGTAAGAGTGATCTGTACTTTATCGGAAAG GTTATACACTCATTTGATGCTCAATCAGAGGGTGAACTGAGTCTTGAACTTGATGATTTCGTCGTAGTTCGACAG GTTTCATCGAATGGATGGTCGGAAGGAGAATGCAACGGCGAAGCTGGCTGGTTTCCGTCCGCCTATGTAGAAAAGATCGATGTAGCCCCAAGGAGCAAATTATCAGGAGAGGATGCTTGA
- the LOC121752312 gene encoding protein ACTIVITY OF BC1 COMPLEX KINASE 1, chloroplastic-like isoform X1, translating into MELLCSSCTHISSSLPSPAIGYLKSQLNYVKLNRKSSSIDRSRRRAAVRAQKSDSLVQLDKLVGTSSNSALDQLDIERGVCVPFRKYTPESVRSKVLESRGAILSLVGRGVQIVWNLGFYWSTLMYDFLVGRDEEVVPFRARQLRNLLCDLGPSFIKVGQVLANRPDIIREDYMNELCILQDDVPPFPNQVAFGIIEEELGQPLEAVFSKISSQTIAAASLGQVYRATLRSSGEDVAIKVQRPEIEPIIYRDLFLFRTLASFLNGISLQKLGCNAELIVDEFGEKLLEELDYTLEARNIEDFLENFKNDPTVKIPGVYKQLSGPRVLVMEWIDGIRCTDPQAIKDEGINVNGFLTVGVSAALRQLLEFGLFHGDPHPGNIFAMRDGRIAYVDFGNVAVLSQQNKQILIDAVVHAVNEDYAEMANDFTRLGFLASGTDVSPIVPALEAIWQNSVGKGLSDFNFRSVTGKFNQLVYNYPIRIPERFSLVIRSLLTQEGICFTLQRDFKFLEVAYPYVAKRLLTDPNPALRERLIQVLFKDGVFQWKRLENLIILAKENVAKMSSNPAFTQRSRQQQVEKKLDLTDTIKDGTRLFLLDEGIRRQLLLALTEDSKLHIQELVDVYRLLEDQIDVPSVALQVAQDLPSVARDVILSWSASVLSER; encoded by the exons ATGGAGCTACTCTGCTCCAGTTGCACACACATTTCATCGTCGCTGCCGTCGCCGGCGATCGGTTATTTAAAGAGCCAGCTGAATTATGTGAAGTTGAACCGGAAGTCTTCATCTATAGATAGGAGCAGAAGGCGGGCGGCCGTTCGAGCTCAGAAGAGCGATTCGTTGGTACAACTCGACAAGCTTGTTGGTACAAGCAGTAACAGCGCGCTGGACCAGCTCGATATTGAACGCGGTGTTTGTGTTCCCTTCCGGAAGTACACACCTGAATCA GTGAGGAGTAAAGTACTGGAGTCAAGAGGTGCAATATTATCATTGGTTGGTCGCGGTGTCCAAATAGTGTGGAATTTGGGGTTCTATTGGTCTACCTTGATGTATGATTTTCTTGTTGGTCGAGATGAAGAAGTTGTTCCTTTCCGCGCTCGCCAACTGAGGAATCTCCTCTGTGACTTGGGCCCTTCTTTCATCAAAGTTGGACAG GTGCTTGCTAATAGGCCTGATATTATTAGAGAGGATTACATGAATGAATTATGCATCCTTCAAGATGATGTTCCCCCTTTTCCTAATCAG GTAGCTTTTGGCATTATAGAGGAGGAGCTAGGTCAACCTCTTGAGGCGGTTTTCAGCAAAATTTCTTCACAGACAATTGCAGCGGCTAGCTTGGGCCAAGTTTATCGAGCCACTCTCCGATCATCTGGCGAGGATGTTGCTATTAAG GTACAAAGGCCTGAGATAGAGCCCATCATTTATAGAGATCTTTTCCTTTTTCGTACTCTAGCATCGTTCTTGAATGGCATCAGCCTGCAAAAACTGGGTTGTAATGCAGAGCTTATAGTGGATGAATTTGGTGAGAAGCTGTTGGAGGAGCTTGATTATACCCTG GAAGCCCGTAACATTGAGGATTTCCTAGAGAATTTCAAGAATGACCCTACAGTTAAAATTCCTGGTGTTTATAAGCAACTTAGTGGTCCACGCGTGTTGGTCATGGAGTGGATTGATGGAATTCGATGCACGGACCCCCAG GCTATTAAGGATGAAGGAATTAATGTGAATGGGTTTCTGACTGTTGGAGTGAGTGCTGCACTCCGGCAATTGTTAGAATTCGGTCTATTTCACGGGGATCCACACCCTGGAAATATCTTTGCCATGCGCGATGGACGTATTGCTTATGTCGACTTTGGAAATGTGGCTGTTCTCAGTCAG CAAAATAAACAGATTCTTATAGATGCTGTCGTCCATGCTGTAAATGAAGATTATGCTGAGATGGCCAATGATTTTACCAGGCTCGGTTTTCTAGCTAGTGGAACTGATGTCTCCCCCATAGTTCCAGCTTTGGAAGCAATCTGGCAAAATTCTGTTGGGAAAGGGCTATCTGACTTTAATTTCAGAAGTGTTACAG GAAAGTTCAATCAGCTAGTGTACAATTATCCTATTCGCATTCCAGAGAGGTTCTCTCTTGTTATTCGCTCTTTATTGACCCAAGAAGGAATTTGCTTCACCCTACAGCGCGATTTCAAATTTTTAGAG GTCGCCTATCCTTACGTGGCAAAACGCCTCCTCACGGATCCCAATCCTGCATTACGCGAACGTCTTATTCAG GTTTTGTTTAAAGACGGCGTTTTCCAGTGGAAACGACTTGAGAATCTAATTATTCTAGCAAAGGAGAATGTGGCAAAGATGAGCAGCAACCCTGCTTTCAC TCAAAGGTCTAGACAGCAACAAGTTGAAAAGAAATTAGACCTCACAGACACAATCAAGGATGGAACTCGTCTCTTCCTCCTTGATGAAGGAATTCGTAGACAGCTTCTTCTTGCTCTTACTGAAGACTCAAAACTTCATATACAGGAG CTTGTAGATGTGTACAGACTGCTCGAGGACCAGATTGATGTACCTTCAGTAGCTCTGCAAGTTGCACAAG ATCTTCCTTCTGTTGCTCGGGATGTAATACTTTCGTGGAGCGCGTCAGTGTTATCCGAGAGATGA
- the LOC121752312 gene encoding protein ACTIVITY OF BC1 COMPLEX KINASE 1, chloroplastic-like isoform X2 has product MELLCSSCTHISSSLPSPAIGYLKSQLNYVKLNRKSSSIDRSRRRAAVRAQKSDSLVQLDKLVGTSSNSALDQLDIERGVCVPFRKYTPESVRSKVLESRGAILSLVGRGVQIVWNLGFYWSTLMYDFLVGRDEEVVPFRARQLRNLLCDLGPSFIKVGQVLANRPDIIREDYMNELCILQDDVPPFPNQVAFGIIEEELGQPLEAVFSKISSQTIAAASLGQVYRATLRSSGEDVAIKVQRPEIEPIIYRDLFLFRTLASFLNGISLQKLGCNAELIVDEFGEKLLEELDYTLEARNIEDFLENFKNDPTVKIPGVYKQLSGPRVLVMEWIDGIRCTDPQAIKDEGINVNGFLTVGVSAALRQLLEFGLFHGDPHPGNIFAMRDGRIAYVDFGNVAVLSQQNKQILIDAVVHAVNEDYAEMANDFTRLGFLASGTDVSPIVPALEAIWQNSVGKGLSDFNFRSVTGKFNQLVYNYPIRIPERFSLVIRSLLTQEGICFTLQRDFKFLEVAYPYVAKRLLTDPNPALRERLIQVLFKDGVFQWKRLENLIILAKENVAKMSSNPAFTQRSRQQQVEKKLDLTDTIKDGTRLFLLDEGIRRQLLLALTEDSKLHIQECFFSL; this is encoded by the exons ATGGAGCTACTCTGCTCCAGTTGCACACACATTTCATCGTCGCTGCCGTCGCCGGCGATCGGTTATTTAAAGAGCCAGCTGAATTATGTGAAGTTGAACCGGAAGTCTTCATCTATAGATAGGAGCAGAAGGCGGGCGGCCGTTCGAGCTCAGAAGAGCGATTCGTTGGTACAACTCGACAAGCTTGTTGGTACAAGCAGTAACAGCGCGCTGGACCAGCTCGATATTGAACGCGGTGTTTGTGTTCCCTTCCGGAAGTACACACCTGAATCA GTGAGGAGTAAAGTACTGGAGTCAAGAGGTGCAATATTATCATTGGTTGGTCGCGGTGTCCAAATAGTGTGGAATTTGGGGTTCTATTGGTCTACCTTGATGTATGATTTTCTTGTTGGTCGAGATGAAGAAGTTGTTCCTTTCCGCGCTCGCCAACTGAGGAATCTCCTCTGTGACTTGGGCCCTTCTTTCATCAAAGTTGGACAG GTGCTTGCTAATAGGCCTGATATTATTAGAGAGGATTACATGAATGAATTATGCATCCTTCAAGATGATGTTCCCCCTTTTCCTAATCAG GTAGCTTTTGGCATTATAGAGGAGGAGCTAGGTCAACCTCTTGAGGCGGTTTTCAGCAAAATTTCTTCACAGACAATTGCAGCGGCTAGCTTGGGCCAAGTTTATCGAGCCACTCTCCGATCATCTGGCGAGGATGTTGCTATTAAG GTACAAAGGCCTGAGATAGAGCCCATCATTTATAGAGATCTTTTCCTTTTTCGTACTCTAGCATCGTTCTTGAATGGCATCAGCCTGCAAAAACTGGGTTGTAATGCAGAGCTTATAGTGGATGAATTTGGTGAGAAGCTGTTGGAGGAGCTTGATTATACCCTG GAAGCCCGTAACATTGAGGATTTCCTAGAGAATTTCAAGAATGACCCTACAGTTAAAATTCCTGGTGTTTATAAGCAACTTAGTGGTCCACGCGTGTTGGTCATGGAGTGGATTGATGGAATTCGATGCACGGACCCCCAG GCTATTAAGGATGAAGGAATTAATGTGAATGGGTTTCTGACTGTTGGAGTGAGTGCTGCACTCCGGCAATTGTTAGAATTCGGTCTATTTCACGGGGATCCACACCCTGGAAATATCTTTGCCATGCGCGATGGACGTATTGCTTATGTCGACTTTGGAAATGTGGCTGTTCTCAGTCAG CAAAATAAACAGATTCTTATAGATGCTGTCGTCCATGCTGTAAATGAAGATTATGCTGAGATGGCCAATGATTTTACCAGGCTCGGTTTTCTAGCTAGTGGAACTGATGTCTCCCCCATAGTTCCAGCTTTGGAAGCAATCTGGCAAAATTCTGTTGGGAAAGGGCTATCTGACTTTAATTTCAGAAGTGTTACAG GAAAGTTCAATCAGCTAGTGTACAATTATCCTATTCGCATTCCAGAGAGGTTCTCTCTTGTTATTCGCTCTTTATTGACCCAAGAAGGAATTTGCTTCACCCTACAGCGCGATTTCAAATTTTTAGAG GTCGCCTATCCTTACGTGGCAAAACGCCTCCTCACGGATCCCAATCCTGCATTACGCGAACGTCTTATTCAG GTTTTGTTTAAAGACGGCGTTTTCCAGTGGAAACGACTTGAGAATCTAATTATTCTAGCAAAGGAGAATGTGGCAAAGATGAGCAGCAACCCTGCTTTCAC TCAAAGGTCTAGACAGCAACAAGTTGAAAAGAAATTAGACCTCACAGACACAATCAAGGATGGAACTCGTCTCTTCCTCCTTGATGAAGGAATTCGTAGACAGCTTCTTCTTGCTCTTACTGAAGACTCAAAACTTCATATACAGGAG TGTTTTTTCAGCTTGTAG